A genome region from Camelina sativa cultivar DH55 chromosome 10, Cs, whole genome shotgun sequence includes the following:
- the LOC104719812 gene encoding homeobox protein BEL1 homolog: MARDQFYGHNHHHHQEQQHQMINQIQGFDETNQNPTDHHHHYSHQIFGSNSNMGMMIDFSKQQQIRMTSGPDHHHHHDQTSGGTDQNQLLEDSSSTMRLCNGNNDFPSEVNDERPPRRPSQGLSLSLSSSNPTSISLQPFELRTQQQQQGYSGKSAHHQNLQHSQMMMMMMNSHHQNNNNNHQHHNHHHQFQIGSSKYLSPAQELLSEFCSLGVKESDEEVMMMKHKKKQKGKQQEEWDTSHNNNDQHEQSATTSSKKHVPPLHSLEFMELQKRKAKLLSLLEELKRRYGHYREQMRIAAASFEAAVGVGAAEVYTALASRAMSRHFRCLKDGLVGQVQATSQALGEREEDNRAVSIAARGETPRLRLLDQALRQQKSYRQMTLVDAHPWRPQRGLPERAVTTLRAWLFEHFLHPYPSDVDKHILARQTGLSRSQVSNWFINARVRLWKPMIEEMYCEETRGEQMESTTNPMMVDTKPDPNQIIRVEPESLSSIVTNPTSKTGLKALNSNQPATTSYGSNFDFSLYGNQAVTCAGEGGPRGDVSLTLGLQQRNDGNGGVSLALSPVTAQGGQLYYGSRDHTDQEGPVQYSASMLDDDQVQNLPYRNLMGAQLLHDIV; this comes from the exons ATGGCAAGAGATCAGTTCTATGGTcataaccatcatcatcaccaagagCAACAACATCAAATGATTAATCAGATCCAAGGGTTTGATGAGACAAACCAAAACCCAaccgatcatcatcatcattatagTCATCAGATCTTTGGCTCAAACTCCAACATGGGGATGATGATAGACTTCTCCAAGCAACAACAGATTAGGATGACTAGTGGTCcggatcatcatcaccatcatgaTCAGACAAGTGGTGGTACTGATCAGAATCAGCTTCTAGAAGATTCTTCATCTACTATGAGACTATGCAATGGTAATAATGATTTCCCAAGTGAAGTAAATGATGAGAGACCACCACGAAGACCAAGCCAAggtctctccctttctctctcctcttcaaATCCTACAAGCATCAGTCTCCAACCCTTCGAACTCAGaacgcaacaacaacaacaagggtATTCCGGTAAATCAGCACATCATCAGAATCTCCAACACAgccagatgatgatgatgatgatgaatagtcaccaccaaaacaacaacaacaaccaccagcatcataatcatcatcatcagtttcagATTGGGAGTTCCAAGTATTTGAGTCCAGCTCAAGAGCTACTGAGTGAGTTTTGCAGTCTTGGAGTTAAGGAAAGTGATGaagaagtgatgatgatgaagcataagaagaagcaaaagggTAAACAACAAGAAGAGTGGGACACAAGTCACAACAATAATGATCAACATGAGCAATCTGCAACTACTTCTTCGAAGAAACATGTTCCACCACTTCACTCTCTTGAGTTCATGGAACTTCAGAAGAGAAAAGCCAAGTTACTCTCCTTGCTTGAAGAG CTTAAAAGAAGATATGGACATTACCGAGAGCAAATGAGAATTGCGGCTGCATCGTTTGAAGCTGCGGTTG GTGTTGGAGCGGCGGAGGTATACACGGCGTTAGCCTCGAGGGCAATGTCAAGACACTTCCGGTGTTTAAAAGACGGTCTGGTAGGACAAGTTCAAGCGACGAGTCAAGCCTtgggagaaagagaagaggataaCCGTGCGGTCTCGATCGCTGCACGCGGCGAAACACCACGGCTGAGGTTGCTCGATCAAGCTTTGCGGCAACAGAAGTCTTATCGCCAAATGACTCTCGTCGACGCTCATCCTTGGCGTCCACAACGTGGTTTGCCTGAACGCGCCGTCACAACGTTGAGAGCTTGGCTCTTTGAACACTTTCTTCACCC atatCCGAGCGATGTTGATAAGCACATATTGGCCCGACAAACTGGTTTATCAAGAAGTCAG GTATCAAATTGGTTCATAAATGCAAGAGTTAGGCTATGGAAACCAATGATTGAAGAGATGTACTGTGAAGAAACAAGAGGCGAACAAATGGAGAGTACTACAAATCCGATGATGGTCGACACTAAACCGGACCCGAACCAGATAATTCGTGTCGAACCGGAATCTTTATCTTCGATAGTGACAAACCCTACATCCAAAACCGGTCTGAAAGCACTCAACTCAAACCAGCCCGCAACGACGTCGTATGGGTCAAACTTTGACTTTTCCTTGTACGGTAACCAGGCCGTGACATGCGCTGGTGAAGGAGGACCACGTGGTGACGTATCGTTGACGCTAGGGTTGCAGCAACGTAACGACGGTAACGGTGGCGTGAGTCTAGCGTTGTCTCCTGTGACGGCTCAAGGTGGCCAGCTTTATTACGGAAGTAGAGACCACACTGATCAAGAAGGACCGGTTCAATACTCAGCGTCGATGTTAGATGACGATCAAGTTCAGAATTTGCCTTATAGGAATTTGATGGGAGCTCAGTTACTTCATGATATTgtctga
- the LOC104720680 gene encoding UPF0725 protein At3g57210-like produces the protein MSLRIESNEAMDSDSRQRSKRLKKCDGFGTVVLGYGRELLREVCDDRWSPCCGLVRLYARMGLHRYNLLKLLRIQLPENFYIFILKIDEECFCKFILTCDIARPRGTNTDDDASIADYFYLRGSVPKCPPEDLFQNSNRFCVVKGSELQQNDWIRLYLELAVATTHTNKGRNHDLSNLKILKVAIETTEDLDPPSEGSLNALNALVYIRYEDSCDSRVGKDVDRIAIVKRTYSHGSFVLEGRNMAFKSEVAHGLQNLRI, from the exons ATGTCGCTGCGGATTGAAAGCAACGAGGCCATGGATAGTGATTCTCGTCAGAGATCGAAACGATTGAAGAAATGCGAC GGGTTCGGTACCGTGGTCCTTGGTTATGGCCGTGAACTGTTGAGAGAAGTCTGTGATGATCGGTGGTCACCTTGTTGTGGATTAGTACGCCTATATGCCAGGATGGGCCTTCATCGTTACAATTTGCTCAAG TTGCTAAGGATCCAGCTACCagaaaacttttatattttcatactaAAAATTGATGAAGAATGTTTTTGCAAGTTTATTTTGACGTGCGATATTGCTAGACCTCGAG GGACAAACACCGATGATGATGCGTCAATAGCTGATTACTTCTACCTCAGAGGTAGCGTGCCTAAGTGCCCCCCAGAGGATCTTTTCCAAAATAGTAACCGGTTTTGCGTG GTGAAGGGATCGGAGCTGCAACAAAATGACTGGATTCGTCTATATCTGGAACTTGCAGTTGCCACAACTCATACGAACAAGGGTAGAAATCATGATCTGTCCAACTTGAAGATTCTGAAAGTGGCCATAGAAACTACTGAAGACTTGGATCCACCTAGTGAGGGATCACTCAACGCCTTGAATGCACTTGTCTACATAAGGTACGAGGACTCTTGTGATTCTCGGGTTGGTAAGGATGTCGATCGCATTGCTATTGTTAAAAGAACCTACAGTCATGGAAGCTTTGTTCTCGAGGGTCGGAATATGGCTTTCAAATCCGAGGTGGCGCATGGCTTACAAAATCTGCGGATTTGA
- the LOC104719814 gene encoding uncharacterized protein LOC104719814 — MKLNNHKDPSEKLMWERTLSGSGSPTRPVSKLMVTLLLLVSATYVVYTLKLISNSRACHVEPFSAVVRRLNDIVNSSQPLILFHSNQTAVIEPYASSPPPPSPLPTPPPPPQTGLQHVVFGIAASARLWKQRKEYIKIWYKPNQMRGYVWLEKPVKEEEDDENSLPPVRISGDTSKFPYKNKQGHRSAIRISRIVTETLKLGLKDVRWFVMGDDDTVFVAENLIRVLRKYDHTQMYYIGSLSESHLQNIYFSYGMAYGGGGFAISYPLAVALSKMQDRCIKRYPALYGSDDRMQACMAELGVPLTKELGFHQYDVYGNLFGLLAAHPVAPLVTVHHLDVVEPIFPNMTRVDALKHLQAPAKLDSAGLMQQSICYDKRRKWTVSVSWGFAVQIFRGIFSAREIEMPSRTFLNWYRRADYTAYAFNTRPVSRHPCQKPFVYYMTSTGVHPVTNMTVSRYEIHRVAHPECRWKMANPGDIKTVIVYKKPDPHLWDRSPRRNCCRVKSKKNNTLEISVAVCKEGEVVEVV; from the exons ATGAAGTTGAATAACCATAAAGATCCATCAGAGAAGCTGATGTGGGAACGGACTTTATCCGGATCCGGTTCACCGACCCGACCCGTATCCAAGCTAATGGTGACGCTCCTCCTCCTCGTCTCCGCCACTTACGTCGTCTACACACTCAAGCTCATCTCCAACTCACGTGCCTGTCACGTGGAGCCATTCTCCGCCGTTGTTCGTCGACTCAACGACATCGTGAACTCATCTCAGCCGTTGATTCTCTTCCACTCAAATCAAACGGCAGTGATCGAACCTTACGCATCTTCTCCGCCGCCACCTTCGCCGCTTCCAACACCACCTCCTCCGCCGCAAACCGGACTCCAGCACGTGGTTTTCGGAATCGCCGCGTCGGCGAGGCTttggaaacagaggaaagagTACATCAAGATCTGgtacaaaccgaaccaaatgCGCGGTTACGTCTGGTTAGAGAAACCggttaaggaagaagaagacgacgaaaaCAGTCTCCCGCCGGTGAGAATCTCTGGCGATACTTCGAAATTTCCTTACAAGAACAAACAGGGACACAGATCGGCGATTAGAATCTCGAGAATCGTCACGGAGACGCTCAAGCTAGGACTCAAAGACGTGAGATGGTTCGTTATGGGAGACGACGACACAGTCTTCGTCGCCGAGAATCTGATCAGAGTTTTGAGGAAGTACGACCACACTCAGATGTATTACATCGGAAGCTTATCGGAGAGTCATCTTCAGAACATTTACTTCTCTTACGGAATGGCTTACGGCGGCGGAGGATTCGCTATAAGTTATCCGTTAGCGGTGGCGCTGAGCAAAATGCAAGATCGGTGTATCAAAAGGTATCCGGCATTGTACGGTTCCGATGATCGGATGCAAGCTTGCATGGCCGAACTCGGTGTTCCACTCACTAAAGAACTCGGTTTTCACCAG TACGACGTGTATGGCAATCTCTTTGGTTTACTAGCGGCTCACCCTGTGGCTCCATTGGTTACAGTTCACCACCTCGACGTGGTGGAACCAATCTTCCCCAACATGACACGTGTCGACGCCTTGAAGCATCTACAAGCCCCGGCAAAGCTAGACTCTGCTGGACTTATGCAACAGTCGATATGTTACGACAAACGTCGTAAATGGACTGTTTCCGTCTCTTGGGGATTCGCAGTTCAGATTTTCCGCGGAATATTTTCAGCTCGAGAGATCGAAATGCCGTCGAGAACCTTCTTAAATTG GTATCGACGGGCGGATTACACAGCATACGCTTTTAATACCCGACCAGTGAGTCGTCATCCGTGCCAGAAACCGTTTGTGTATTATATGACATCAACCGGAGTTCATCCGGTGACAAATATGACGGTGAGCCGTTATGAAATTCACCGCGTGGCTCATCCTGAGTGTCGGTGGAAGATGGCTAATCCTGGCGACATTAAGACGGTCATTGTTTACAAGAAACCGGACCCTCATCTTTGGGACAGA TCTCCTAGAAGAAATTGTTGCAGGGTGAAATCAAAGAAGAATAATACTTTGGAGATTAGTGTTGCAGTTTGCAAAGAAGGTGAAGTGGTTGAAGTTGTGTAA
- the LOC104719815 gene encoding uncharacterized protein LOC104719815: MASMVNVVSPIVTRNLITKFKTPRLIPDLPSIQHSGRFNAIKDDPRKMINKYVSRRNTVVSCLDQSNPKSNQISGYDAVMKFYSSINKKNQDQLRSCISNDCFIHDFSFSKPFQGKNEAMKFFEELVKSMGQNVKFCVENVCEGDGHSAAVNWHLEWKGRKIPFTRGCSFYEYTDEGGRLVIRNAKILIESPIKPGGITLSLLKNITFLFDEFPKGAELFLEKPYAIIQSAIRIYALFLAPLINHVMASYLKLLSNMAKFFLLVVKIIIKIRNLFSK; encoded by the exons ATGGCCTCCATGGTTAATGTCGTGAGTCCAATAGTTACGAGAAATCTCATCACCAAATTCAAAACTCCACGGCTCATACCAGATCTACCTTCTATACAACATTCCGGCCGGTTCAATGCAATCAAGGATGATCCAAGAAAGATGATAAATAAGTATGTTTCAAGAAGAAATACCGTGGTTTCATGTTTAGATCAATCTAATCCTAAGTCGAATCAAATCTCTGGGTATGATGCTGTTATGAAATTTTATTCCtctataaacaaaaagaatcaagATCAATTAAGAAGTTGCATCTCCAACGATTGTTTTATCCATGATTTCTCCTTCTCTAAGCCTTTTCAAGGGAAAAAT GAAGCTATGAAGTTCTTTGAAGAACTTGTGAAGAGTATGGGACAAAACGTAAAGTTTTGTGTTGAAAATGTGTGCGAAGGAGATGGACATAGTGCTGCTGTTAATTGGCATCTTG AATGGAAAGGACGAAAAATACCCTTTACAAGAGGATGTAGCTTTTATGAATATACAGACGAAGGAGGAAGATTGGTTATTAG aaacgcGAAGATTTTGATTGAATCGCCAATTAAACCGGGAGGAATCACACTG agCCTGTTAAAGAACATCACGTTCTTGTTCGACGAATTCCCAAAAGGAGCCGAGT TGTTTTTGGAGAAACCTTATGCTATAATCCAATCAGCAATACGAATTTATGCACTTTTCTTGGCGCCACTCATAAACCATGTAATGGCAAGCTACCTGAAGCTATTAAGCAACATGGCCAAGTTCTTCTTATTGGTTGTCAAAATCATTATCAAAATTCGAAACCTCTTCTCCAAGTAG